The DNA segment TTTATTCTGACTTTGAAGCTGAGCGATGACGATTTGCTGAGCTTGCAACATCTCGAATATCATTTGGAGGTTGACTCCCCCTTCTTCCATTCCTTGTGTTCTTTGGCCACCGAGCCGGACTTCCCTGCGTATATCTCCTTCGGGGTCCGCGCCTAGATCTGCattcaaagcaatgtgtgaactaacatcaaCAGGTTCCACATTTGGCACTTCCCCTGGGTTTATCGGTGGTACATCGACTCCTGCGTTGCTATTTTCTCCAAGACCTTTGTTGTCACGAATGGGTGCGTTTTgtgagctagacatgtttcagcctgagaatcaaaaaatcttgacaagaaaaagtgtaaaagcaACGTGTGTaatgaaaatcagtaaagaaataatcactattatctttagccccacggtgggcgccaaactgtttacctcgaaaatatgagtcacaattaaatttgattagtggttttaaatatatgtgatttagttcaataacaattaataatcaagaaatatgaagtagaaatgaaagatagaagtgaatcaaaccaatgttacttagCAGCAGTGACCTCGAGTTTGGTGACCTCGAGGTGGCTTAGGGCAGTAAGAACAATTAAGTAGGAAAAGCAAAGTAAGAATAATAAAGCTGAAGGACAATTATGATGACACTATGCAAAAAAGTAGAATATATATTCTTTGTTCAATGATTAGATGATTTTACAAATAATtgtggtcccctttatataataggggaaccctaaataaataatatttctatttacagtaaggaatattcttggtacagctctctaaccgcctagtacggaatcgtacaatcATATTCCGGGATTTACGCCATGACTTaggggacgtggcaggaatcaAACTCGTTCTGGTACAAATCCATAACCGTACTATTTCGGGATCGAGCACACTCGACCTCGATATGCATCGTACTTCGCCTTCGAACTCGGGTCTGGTCCCTCGagttcaaacttgatcttgcccGGACTCGGACTTAGGACGGGCCCTCGAGCCTATAAGTCGGAGGCAtacgattttgaccgtatacaacaACAATTTCACCATCTCCTCAAATTGTAAGAAGAAAGTTAAAAAGGTAAAGCTAGACGCCATAATCAGATTATCAAATTACTTAAATTTACATtatcatatttttaaaattaagtaATCAGGTGAAAATTTTTGGATTATCTTTATGAGTAATTTTTATCATTATCAAATTACCTAACTTCTAAACTTAGTGGGTAAACTGAAAAACGAAATAAGCAAGATGCTCTAATATCATTACTCTGTTAAATCTAAGTTACCAGGGTAATTTTTTACCAATTACGTTACTCCATAGAGtaaattttttgtttatttttccgTGCAAGTTTCCCAGCTGAATCCAAAGATAGTCATCGGCCATTGAATGACAGATCAGAAGGGAATAATTCCATTTCACACATAGCATCATTCCCTCGTCAAAATCTTCTCCTACTTTTATCTTCTGTTCAATAAAACCTGTTTACTTCAACAAATCCAATCTTCTTTCTCAAACCCTAAATCAAACCCTCAATCCATAGCAAAAAGCAAGAATCTCGACAATTTCGAAGAAAATGGCAAAAACAGATGAAATTCACACCATTTCCTTATCATTCACTGATTTCCCAGAAGATGTGCAGCTCTGTATCCTCTCTTTTCTCACTCCTTTAGATATCTCTAATTTCGCCTGCACTTCAAAGCGCTTCGTCTCTCTTTGCCGTGATGACCCAAGACTCTGGTTTCCCATGTGTCACCGCAAATGGGGATCCAAAACCCATATTAACAAATGGGTTAATAACGGTAAATTCTCATATAAGCTTCTTTACAATACCCTTTTAGAGTACGAGAATCTCATTGGCTTCTGGCGCCTCAGTGGTGCTGATTCTGATACTGATTCCCCTTTAATCTTTTTTGAGTGGGGTCCATTTTATATAGCTGGTTCAAGGGTCAAACCCGCAAGAAATTGTACTTATGGAGTGATAAAGTCGCCATTTTTATGGATGGGTTTTAACTCTAAGGGTGAAGTTGTCAATTATCTTGATCCTGAAGGGAGGGTTGAATTATCAGAAAAtgtgatgaatttagatgatttgGGTTTTGGGGATAGTGAATTGATTCAGGTGAATGTGAATTTCATGGGAAAAACTCATGTTGTTCTGGAAGAAAATTGTGGCAGTGCATTTGGGTATTCTTGTAATTCTCCACAGAATAGAGGAGGATTCAGGAAAGTTTCAAGCTCAGGGAACATGAGGGAAGAGGAGTACGGGGATTTATGCGGGTCCCCCGGGAGCTTGCCGGACAGGTTAATGTCCGAGATTTATCAGTATTTTGCGAACAAGACAAGTCCTGGTGGGAATGGGTCGTCGAGGAGGCAGAGAAGGAGGGAGAGGGAAAGGCAAGGGAGAAAGAAGTGGGAGCCTGAACATTATGTGAAAATAGTGAATTGTTCGCCTACTCCAGCCAGGCCTTTGCAGGGCTTGTGGAAGGTCTTGTTCCCGCTTCTTTCTGTTTATATATTATGGCAAAACTTGATTTTAATCAGCTGTTTTGTTTTTTCTCGAAATTAAGATTTGGCCTTTGGTTGGTTCTTAAAGACTTGCATAAGTAAAAAGCATCAAACTTTATAGAGATAACTAGCTAGCAGGTTAAGGTGTAACCAAAGGCTAACGAAGTATAAGTAAAAGTAAGTAAAGAGGAAAACTTTGTAGTATTGACTAGGTAGAGCCTTGATTTATCATAAGATTTAATTGCTTGTGTTTGTAATCCGGGTAATATTCAGGTCTTTGTTCTGGTGTCGAATTGATAATAAAGTATTAATCTTCAGTGAAGTGTAAGAGCAAGGTTGTACGGCACTAAAACCAAAAGCACAATGAATATTAGCGTTTAAAAGCCAAGTCACCGGTCTAGGCTAACTGTCTTCAAACCCCCCTAAGCTTTGGTAAACTAGCTCTAGCTCTACAACATTATGATGCCACTAACCATTAAGATTTCTGACTTGTTTTACCAGAACTCTTATTGTTTTCTGATTTTGGGATAATGACCTGAAGGTATGGTGATTATTCCTTTCAGTAAGAAGAACCATTTGACTGTGTTACTAATGATGCCCTTTACCATAAGCAATCCAGGTACCCCGTACTGAAACCTGAAGGGTAACTTCTGCTTTCGAAATCCCAAGTGATTTAAGTAATAATTTCCCAACCAATACGTATATCCGGACTTGTACATTTGAATTAAATGCTGGTTTTGCTTGAAGGCTTAAGTGTCCTACTGTTTGCACAGAGGAATTTTACAGCTGTAGGTGTTTCTGCTGTATCCCTTCGTGTCCTTACCATGAAGATATAGGTTTTACTAATTCTTTCAAATCAAGGTTTAACTTCAATATATTAATTTTTCTATGGATCTGTAAGATTCCTTCAGCAGTCATGCTCGATGAGTCTTAATCTAACTTTTCGTTGGGCGCTAGTTTATTTATAGTGTATGCTATTACATCATCCGGTCATCCTCATTGGTAACATCCATTGACTTATGATGAACTGCATGAATCTCAGAGTATTTGGTTTGCCAGTTTGTATATTCGGTGTACTTCCCTCTTGCTGAATGGTAGCATCTGGCCATGCTTAACTGCCAAAAGACTGCTTATCTGATGTTTTGGTTTTACTTTTCACTGCAGGGATTCTGTGATGACATGACTTTGGATTTCTTCCTTGTCTCATATGATGATGTTGGTGGTATCACTTGCAGAAGGGTTGTGGAATTATGTAAACCTTTCTCTGCCTATGCCCCAGTATTTTGGACTTCAAATACCACATTCATTGAGTCGCCTTTATCTTCAGAAGAAGAAAACATATATGAGAGTCGCATACATATTCAGCCCCTTGCTGAAGCTGGTGACCCATGTGAGATTCTGCCTAGTTCTGATAAGGGAGTTGTTTTGCGCATGCTTTGCATGAACTCAAGCTACGACTTGGTTATTCCTGATTTGGCAGGAAGCACTGTAAATCCTAGGCAGGCGGAGGGAAGGATTTGGCAGTATGAAAATGGGACATTTGGATACGGGTTTCTGCGAGACAATTACATTATAGACTTGAGGCATATTGCTCAAAATGGTCAGATATTTGACACAGCAGATATTTCTAGTGATTGATCTTGCTGCATAAATTAGTCAGACAAACATGCAGAAGGAAATTTCTAATTTATATTCTTTGTACATATTAGTTGGTTCTTGATGCTGGTAAGATTCTGGCTTTGTTGTAACATTTCGTGACAATAAAATATTGATTTCAATGTAAACTAGGTATTTTCAAGCTTCCTTTTCTGTGAATGGATTTAACTCTTTTCCTACTCTTCATGCTTTCCCTTTTGAATTCTTTCAGTTTCATTTTCGCATGTCAAGGGTGTAAAGATGCTTAGCTGATTACTTCATCTATCATGTAGAAGCTTTGACATACTCATTCATCAGCATTTAAAGTTTTCATTGTGCGTGTGGCATTTTATATCTCTATTCCCTCTCCCACGGTGTTGATTGTAATTTGTGGTTAGCTACTGGCACCTTCTGTCCCATGACTCTCACCAAATATTCATAGATCTCCAAGGACTTTCGGAGTTGAATGGCTGGTGAGTTTTGTGAAATTTAAAACATCCTGCTGATTACTGTTGCTTTTAAATTTTGTATACTGAGGAGTTTCTGATTCTTCACAAAACTTGTGTTTATGTTTCTATATATATCTGAAGTTTCATTTTAGCCTCTTGTTCCAAtttttttgccttttcttttACCAAATAATTTTGCTTTTCCTGTCTGTCAAGTGTCCAGAGTGCTAATGGTATAATGTATAGCTATCCATAAAGTTCTCAGGTAGGGGAAAGGATGAAAGTGGGGGTGACAGAATGATTCTACAAGCAGGGTGCAAAATACAACGTTAATGGATAAACTTGGTAAGGTtgttgaaattttttatttttttattgttcAGTTTATTTTTCAGTTAATAACTGTTTGTTCTGTTTTACTAGCAGGTAGACCACTCTAGCCTTGAAAAACTGGCAATGGAGAAATGACAGTTTTAAAAGTCTATGCTTTTTATGTAGTCTCTTTTTGCCCTGATAATAGGAACTTAATACTAGATTTCCTCAAAAGGATCTCTATAAGAGCAATCGAATTGGAGAAGAATCACCTTCCAGCATTTGGATCCTGTGAGATACAAAGAATTCCATAATTTGAGGTCGAAGGAGTGTGTTGCAAAGATTTGCATGGCACTGGGACAGCAAAACCGTGCTATATTCAACATTCACACAATACAAGTGAAGCACAAGAAACAAAGGTCAAAAATCTACACACAGAAGTAGACAATATATAGTTCAGCATCAAATTAATGGAAGTAGATGAGAGAAAACATAGGCTGCGGTGAAGAAGGAAGTGCATTCATAGAAGCTTCTGAAGGCATTAGATCCTTGAATAAAGCAAGATAGGTAAGACATGATTGCGGAAAGCTGAGGAGGAATCAAGTCGGTCGCTGTTTATGACTCTGCAGTAACTTCTGTTGTTGTCGCGGAATTCGTCTCATGGTCACCCTCAAGCTTGCTTAAGTTGCCTTTCTCCTTGATAAGTTGAATATGGTGATGTTTACAGTAGAGGCGCCCCTCATGTGCGATATAGTTAGAAGGGCTAATTACACAGCCCCCATGGCTACATTTGAAGCAGCTCTTGTGGTATGGCGTACCATTAACTGATACCTATTCCCACAATCATTAATATGTGTTACACAACATTAGCATAAAAAACAGTGCTAGACTGTGAACTTTTGGTTTATGTAACAAAAAGATTGCTAATTGGTGATGTTACCTTTTCTGTTGGGTAGACAGTTTTCTTGCAGCCAAAACATTTCTCTCTTGTTCCACCAAACATGCTTGTCACTTTAGCTACCTGTGGTTTCTGTTCCAAAGATGGAAATTGCATTTAGTAAGTGAAGTATAATATTCTGTGTCAGATACTTGTGGTTTCTGTTTCAAACAATCAACTTGTCAATTACCTCACTGTCAATGGGTTTATGCGGTTTCACAATTTTTGGTGTACCTGTAATATTTTGAATAGTCAATAAAATTTCTGTTTTGCAAATGTTATTTGGAATTATCCATGTTATCCTCTACCTTCAAAGCTTTTATCCAAACTGCCAGTTTGTTTGAAGAGCTGATCAAAGTGTGGTCTACAGTATAGAACTCCCTCAAAAGAATTGTAGTTGCCAAGCTGCCAATGGAATATAGTTGAAGAACAGTAATTAGTAGTAGCTCATTAAGCTCTAATACTTTGAACAATAGCATCTCCAAAGTAGATATGACTCACATAAGTTGGTATTATTGAATTAAAAAACTCAAATATATCTACTACTTCATTTGACCCTGAACAAGTCACATAAGACCATTTTACAGAGAGTTGCATGGCTATATCATATTAATATTTGCATGAAATAATTGCTGAATTTCACCTTCCAAATTGAAGATGAACATTGGAGTTAGATCTTGCAAAACCTTTGTATGGAATAgggaggaaaagaagaaaaatactttAAGCTGAACAAAAAAGATCTTACATAAAATCCATAAGTAAGATTTACATGAGAAAACTGTAGTCCTTTTTTGTTCCAAGCTTGGAAAAGATTTTAATGGAAAGGAAAAAATATTAGGAATTCTACCTTGAGAGTGCCCTTGCAGTGATGGCATCTGAAACAAGCTTTGTGATAAATTCTGTTATCTGCAGTTAATTTGTCAACCAGATAAACAGTTTTGTCACATGCCATGCACTTCTGTGTGGTTCCTGCAAATGCCATGGCTATATATGAGCAAGCTTtacagaaaacaaaaatagtcTTTGTAGCTCTTTCTTGATTTTCTGCAGCAAGAGGGTACACTAGGTTTTTGGTTTTTGGTTTTTGGAGAAAGACACTAGAGAGAATGGTGTTAAGATAAGGATGAGAAGCCAGAGAAAATATGATGATGAGGCTGAGAACAGCAATTTAACTAATTAGAGAAATAGACATTTTATCATTTGGCCCCCCAGTATACAGCACCTAACACCTCTGCagactttttccttttctttttctccattatttttctcattttttagaGCTTCTTATCTGTAATTATATTCTTTTTTGAATATACAAGAAGGAAGAAAGTTGAggctaaaagaaaataagaattaacctaaatagttgTCTATCTAAtctcttaaactaaaaataaccggtgaatatataacatatatataatttaaTCAATGTATAATATCTATATATACCGGCTAGAAAAAATAAGCATTGAATCTGGCCGACCAAATTCACTATTTACCTTTTCTATCcggtatacataaat comes from the Nicotiana sylvestris chromosome 4, ASM39365v2, whole genome shotgun sequence genome and includes:
- the LOC104216906 gene encoding LIM domain-containing protein WLIM1-like, giving the protein MAFAGTTQKCMACDKTVYLVDKLTADNRIYHKACFRCHHCKGTLKLGNYNSFEGVLYCRPHFDQLFKQTGSLDKSFEGTPKIVKPHKPIDSEKPQVAKVTSMFGGTREKCFGCKKTVYPTEKVSVNGTPYHKSCFKCSHGGCVISPSNYIAHEGRLYCKHHHIQLIKEKGNLSKLEGDHETNSATTTEVTAES
- the LOC104216907 gene encoding F-box protein At3g12350; this encodes MAKTDEIHTISLSFTDFPEDVQLCILSFLTPLDISNFACTSKRFVSLCRDDPRLWFPMCHRKWGSKTHINKWVNNGKFSYKLLYNTLLEYENLIGFWRLSGADSDTDSPLIFFEWGPFYIAGSRVKPARNCTYGVIKSPFLWMGFNSKGEVVNYLDPEGRVELSENVMNLDDLGFGDSELIQVNVNFMGKTHVVLEENCGSAFGYSCNSPQNRGGFRKVSSSGNMREEEYGDLCGSPGSLPDRLMSEIYQYFANKTSPGGNGSSRRQRRRERERQGRKKWEPEHYVKIVNCSPTPARPLQGLWKGFCDDMTLDFFLVSYDDVGGITCRRVVELCKPFSAYAPVFWTSNTTFIESPLSSEEENIYESRIHIQPLAEAGDPCEILPSSDKGVVLRMLCMNSSYDLVIPDLAGSTVNPRQAEGRIWQYENGTFGYGFLRDNYIIDLRHIAQNGQIFDTADISSD